One region of Lathamus discolor isolate bLatDis1 chromosome 2, bLatDis1.hap1, whole genome shotgun sequence genomic DNA includes:
- the NDC80 gene encoding kinetochore protein NDC80 homolog, whose protein sequence is MRRSSSIAGSTGRQSMMALRVQDSNKMGLQTPQMKDRSAFGKLSMSKPTPGTSERKVSFFGKRTSGVGGSRNSQYGVFGTEKIKDPRPLHDKAFIQQCIKQLCEFLAENGYAHNVSMKSLQSPSVKDFLKIFTFVYGFLCPSYELPDSKFEEEVPKVFKELGYPFALSKSSMYTVGAPHTWPQIVAALVWLIDCVKLYAAARENAPSFDDGQNRGGETDDGIVHSKVFMDYCVKCYEQFMKGGDTFEELDAEVQSKLKDLFNIDEFQIENLAADNKRLHEEIARLEKEKENEPDRRVSLRNVKASLQSDVQKYQAYLANLESHIAILDQKKEGVNEEVETAEMEVEAMKQENARLQHIFDNQKYSVADIERINHERNELQQTINKLTKEVEAEEHQLWNEELKYARSKEAIEMQLVEYHKLARKLKLIPVSAENSKGHDFEIQFNPDAGPSCLVKYRTQIKGPLMEIINQTEEDIRKATQQKMALEDTLEQMNVMVADKKSSVKTLKEEAEKLDDLYRQKLKEAEEEEKKCANELELLEQHKQLLERGINEGLSEATNELHDLQRKYQVVLQTKTEERRKAGDNLHRLLEVIASHVLSTEKYLEEQNMKIEKDHKELMSEDLLSTLTGILDSCKKKAESL, encoded by the exons ATGAGACGAAGCTCAAGTATTGCTGGCAGCACTGGTCGGCAGTCTATGATGGCACTGCGAGTGCAGGACAGCAATAAGATGGGTCTTCAAACGCCTCAGAT GAAGGACAGAAGTGCATTTGGGAAGCTGAGCATGAGCAAACCTACACCTGGAACTTCGGAAAGGAAAGTCAGCTTTTTTGGCAAGAG AACTAGTGGGGTTGGAGGCTCACGCAACAGTCAGTATGGTGTGTTTGGTACAGAAAAGATCAAGGATCCCAGGCCACTTCATGACAAGGCATTCATCCAACAATGTATCAAGCAGCTTTGTGAG tttcttgctGAGAATGGTTATGCCCATAATGTTTCCATGAAATCACTACAGTCTCCATCTGttaaggattttttaaaaatcttcactTTTGTCTATGGATTTCTTTGCCCTTCTTATGAACTGCCTGACTCCAAATTTGAAGAGGAAGTTCCCAAAGTTTTTAAAGAGCTTGG GTACCCCTTTGCTTTGTCAAAAAGCTCCATGTACACAGTGGGAGCACCACACACGTGGCCTCAGATTGTGGCAGCTTTGGTGTGGTTAATTGATTGTGTCAAG TTGTACGCTGCTGCGAGGGAAAATGCGCCATCGTTTGATGATGGACAGAACAGGGGAGGAGAGACAGATGATGGAATTGTACATAGTAAG gttttcatgGATTACTGTGTGAAGTGCTATGAGCAATTCATGAAAGGGGGAGATACTTTTGAAGAATTGGATGCAGAAGTGCAGTCAAAATTAA AGGATTTATTTAATATAGATGAATTCCAGATAGAAAATTTAGCAGCTGACAACAAAAGGCTTCATGAAGAGATTGCAagactagaaaaagaaaaggaaaacgaGCCG GATCGTAGAGTATCACTACGAAATGTGAAAGCATCTCTTCAATCAGATGTCCAGAAATACCAGGCTTACTTAGCTAATCTGGAATCTCATATAGCCATCCTTGATCAAAAAAAGGAAGGTGTGAATGAGGAAGTTGAGACAGCAG AAATGGAAGTAGAAGCAATGAAGCAGGAGAATGCTCGGCTCCAGCACATCTTTGATAACCAAAAGTACTCAGTTGCGGACATTGAGAGAATAAATCATGAGAGAAACGAGTTGCAGCAAACCATTAACAAGCTGACGAAGGAAGTAGAGGCAGAAGAACATCAGCTGTGGAATGAAGAGCTGAAATATGCTAGGAGTAAAGAAGCG ATAGAAATGCAACTGGTGGAGTATCATAAACTGGCTCGAAAGCTGAAATTAATTCCAGTAAGTGCTGAGAATTCCAAAGGCCACGACTTTGAGATTCAGTTTAATCCTGATGCAGGACCAAGTTGCCTAGTCAAATACAGAACTCAGATCAAG GGTCCCCTTATGGAGATCATAAACCAGACTGAGGAAGACATTAGGAAAGCTACTCAGCAGAAAATGGCTTTGGAAGATACTTTGGAACAG atgAATGTAATGGTAGCGGACAAGAAAAGCAGTGTGAAAACGCTaaaagaagaagctgaaaaactggatgatctttaccGTCAGAAGCTTAAG gaggcagaagaggaagagaaaaaatgtgCAAACGAACTGGAATTGTTAGAGCAGCATAAGCAATTACTTGAGAGGGGTATCAATGAAGGTCTCAGTGAAGCCACGAATGAACTGCATGATCTGCAACGAAA GTATCAAGTTGTTCTGCAGAcaaaaacagaagagagaaggaaagctgGTGATAACTTGCATCGTCTTTTGGAAGTCATTGCTAGTCATGTACTATCTACAGAG AAATACCTTGAGGAACAGAATATGAAAATTGAGAAAGACCATAAGGAGTTAATGTCTGAAGATCTGTTGTCAACCTTGACAGGAATTCTAGACAGTTGTAAAAAGAAGGCTGAAAGTCTGTAA